DNA sequence from the Alkaliphilus metalliredigens QYMF genome:
GGGAAACCACCCTTTGATTAGGGCTATATTCACCCACCATATTATAGCAATTTTGACAGGCAACAATCACTTCATCTGCTTCTATTTCATCAAACTCAGCCTGTAGGCTCCCATACCTTTCATGAAACAGTTCTTCCTGCCCCAATAAGTAGGTTGGTTTACCACAGCACTTTAAAACAGATGACATACCAGACAGTTTATCTTGTAAATGCACTAATATAGATTCAACCAACTCTGGTTTATAGGAAGGCAAGCTACAGCCCGGCATAAAGACCCGCTTAACTTGTTTCTCTTCCTTAGGCCTCTTATTTACTTTGCTTTCTTTAGTAGTATTAAACATTTTAGCGAAACTTAATGTTTGATGCATTTCTATACCTTTATGTCCTTTCAGCGGTGATTTGCCTTTGTTCTCCTCTACGATGTCTTTTCTCATATGCAAAAAGGCTTCTTTTAAATCTAAGTCCTTAGGACACACTAAAGTACAGTCACTGCACATATTACAGGAGTAAGGGATTATAGGGTCTATATGATCAGCTTCCAAAAAACGATCAAATAATTCCTTTGGAGCACTGGTGAATTCATTTAGCATTTTACATTGCTTCATACACAGTTTACAGATATCCTTCCCATCATCACTAGTTCTTCCTATACACTGCTCAGAAATAAATTGCATTTTTTTTACTGTTTCTGAAGAACAGTTATTTTTTTTCATGATTTTCCCCTATCCAGTTTGTAGTTAATTTAACACCCAATAAAAGTATAGGCTTTACTATCCTTTAGGTCAATTAAAGTAACATTCGAATTTTTTATAGCATATGGTCTATGTATAGATTATTGATATACACTCTTAATTTGTTTAAGTTCAATCACAAAAACATTCCAGCTACTACTCTATTTTCGAGGGTTAGAGACGTTCTAAAAGTAAAAACAGCTACCCAGCTATAGAGATAGGTAACTGTTTTGTATGATAGTGCTAATAAAAGATCGTTATTTATATCAATTACTCTAAAAGCTCTTTATAGTCGTCTCCGCCTTCTTCCCAAGCTGTCATACCGCCTTCTACTGTATAGATTTGATCTTTTGAAATTCCCATCTCTATCATTAGATCTGTTGCTTTCTGTGCATATGATTTACCAGAATAACAAACTAAGGCATATTTATCTTCAGCATTACCAACTTCACTTCCTGTTGCCTCTTGAAGTGTGTTTTTTAAATTTGCTATCCCTGTTGCATCATCTCCACCTTTATTGGCAGCGTCTTGATCTGAAGTATAAGCACCAGCTATATGGCTTGTGTTATAATCTTCTACTTTTCTTACATCTAGAATAATGTAATCATCTGATCCTGATTCTATAGATGTTTTTAATTCTTCTACTCCCATATATTGCATTGGATTTTCATTTGTTCCTGTCTCTTGTGCTTGTCCACATGCTACTAATACTAATGATAATATCAGTAGAATAGGAATTAATTTTAGTGATTTGTTTTTCATCTTTTCATTCCCCCATAAAATATTTTCCTTACCATGTACATGATACACTAAGGTATATCTAATAACCAATAGATATTATCTATATATTTTATCCATCATATTGGAACTTTTAATAACTCAACTTTCCCACCTTAAATCAACAAACGATAAAAATCGTCGCCACGAGAAAGGTTCTTGCCTTGAAAGACTAAAAGAATCAAAAAACGGAAAACCTTAAAAACTGATGAGCCTTGAGTTTTGCAAATCCCAGATTTTCTAAGCAGTTGAGCAATTTTTCATGTTTTCAAAGAGTGTAGTAAAGCATTTTTAGTCTTTTTACATGAGTCATAATGATCAATTATTGTGGTATGCACCTCTCTTATCTGGATTTTTAAAATGTTTTCTTGGTAGTTACATTTTATTAGATTGAGGTGCCTTTTAGTGTCTATACACATATTAATTTCGTAGAAACGTTTGATTTCACAGTACTTTAAGCCCCGTTTAGGGGTGGGAAAGTTGAGTTAGAGATAATATCTAATATTCTTTCCTTTGCCAGCATCCCTTTAAATAGGGTTTCATATTGAGGCATGGTTAGGGGAGCGATATTGACACCATCTTCACTTCTCCAGTTCATATACCACTCAAGATTAGAAGAAAATGTTCCTGTTTTAGCATTAATGCCATCAGAAAGAATGCATAGGGCATTGTAGTTAAATAAGCCCTCGATATCTTTTTTATAGGTTTGAATTTGGTTATAGGCACTTTCAATCCCTACGTTTTCATCGGAGGCAGATTTGAGCTCTACCACCACCAGGGGGAGTCCGTTAATAAATAAAATGAGGTCTGGTCTTCTGTTTTCAATCCCCTGTATGGTGAGTTGGTTTACCACTAAAAAGTGATTTTTATCTTTGTTTTTAAAATCAATTAAAAAGGCTCTCTTTGTTCTAATGAGATCCTTCTCCTTAAAGCTTACTTCAATTCCCTCCGTCAGAAGCCTATGAAAATATCTGTTGTTCTCCACCAAGGAAGGATTGCTAAAAGTAATCACCTGTCTAAAGGCATCCTCCAAGGCTTCCCTTGGAATGTCTTTGTTGATTCTAAATAGGGCTTCCCTTACCCTATATTCTAAGATCACTTCTTTATAATCGTTACGCTCTGGGGCCTCTCCATCATGGGCAATGTCAGGTCTCAAACGATATTCATAGCCAAGTTCCCCTAGTATCTCTATGGCTGCTTCCTCTAGCAAATCCTCCGTGAAGGTTTCATGTAAACTCAAAGAATCCCCTTCCCTTTTGTTTATTTCTTTTTCAACTTCTTTATCTGCTTTTCTGTATGTTCAATAGTATCTAAAAAGTGTTTCTCCACTGTAGATAATCTATCCTTTGTTTTTTCTTTATATTTTTCATATTCTAATTGAGCTTTTTCTCTAGCTTGTTCATAACTTACTTTCCCTGCATGTTCTAAAATTTCATTATCTGTCATTTTAAGAAAGTCATCCAATTTTTCAATCCAATTTTCCATATACATCGGCCTCTTTCTTAAAGCTTGTAACTCTGCAAATTCTAAATAAGCCGTGACGATACGGTTCAAAATATTAATCTCATCTTCATTCAAGTAGTTTTTAGCTGTTATTACCTCAGCTTTAGTAGGTTGATTTCCCTTATAATTAGTCATTCCCATAAATGGTTTTTCTGCATCTACCCTTTGATAAATAACTTCAGTTGCTGTATGTCCATGGGCTGCCCAATGCATTTTATTTTGTATCGTTTTAAAAAACAACACTGAAGTTTCAGCCTTTGGTTCATAATCAATGCTGGAGGCATAAATATCCAATACCTTTCTCCAGAAAACTTTTTCAGATGAACGAATATCCCGAATTCTTTCCAGTAACTCATCGAAGTAATTTCCTCCGCCGGCATTCTTCAAAAGTTCATCATTCATGGTGAACCCTTTTATTAAATACTCCCTTAATCTTTGTGTAGCCCATATTCTAAATTGCGTTCCTCGATGAGATTTCACTCGATACCCTACTGAGATGATAACATCAAGATTGTAATACTTTACTTTATATTCCTTGTCATCTATAGCAGTTGTTCGGAATTCCCGAACAACTGATTCTTGATGCAGTTCACCTTCTCTAAATATATTTGATATATGTTCACTAATAGTGGATTTCCCTTTTTGAAATAATTCGCACATCTGAGCTTGGGTTAGCCATACTGTCTCTTCATTCATGGAGACTTCAATTTTCGTTTTTCCATCTTCAGTTTGAAACATTAATATTTCTGAGTTTTCTTTTTTCACATAATCCCTCCTTACTAAAAAAGCTATTTAAACAGCTTCTTTAGTAGTTTAAACACATCAAAGAATGTTTTGTTATACACTTTGTTATAGGCATATTTCTTCGGGTCCCTTACCCATCCATATCCCTTAGGCATCTTGATTCCTGCCCGATGGACCACTTGCCTTTTAAGACTTGTTCTAGCGGAGATTCGTTTCTTTAGGCTAGGTATCCTAAATCCAAACTTCATGATGCATCACCTTCTGACTCAAGGGGTGCTCTGATTTCTCCTGACATGAGTTTGGGTAGTAGGGTATCACGAATATTCAAGAGAGACGTGTTCTCCTTAATAGATTTTTCAAAACTTTTTAATATTGGTAAAACAATTTTAGAAAATTGATCGAGAATTGGGTCAATAGGTAGTACAATTACATAGCCACTAATATCATTCCAATTAGTCCTTGGCATTCTAGTTCCCGTAGATACCGATGTAGCAAAGTCAACTATTTCTTTAGAAAATAATTTCATAACTAAATACGAGTAATACTTTTCTATCTTTGTTTCTACTACTAAAATATCTGTAGAGCATACTCCATCAACAGGAGCCACACTAACTTTATGAAAATAAGGCCGTAACTTCCCAAATAATATATCACCAGTATTAAATCTATATTTATTACTTCCAATTTCTGATGCTATTTCCCATGAATCAAGTGCTAATTTTTTGCGTGGAATGTGTTCTAATCCAATATAGTTTTCACTTTTACAAATATTATCGGCTTTAACCGCTATTTTTTATTTATTGCAATATCACTAATGCAGCCAACTTCCCATCCCTTAGGAATCATCCCAAGCTCACTTCCAACCATTTCTCCACCGCTAGATTTGTAAGGTTCTCCCTCTTCATTAGGAAATTCAAAGTTACAAACCATTGTTTGAAGATGGCCTGTACCATGGTTTCAAGGTTTTTGTTGATTTGGTTGTTGACTTCGATTTTTTCGTCTAGGGTGGTGAGGATGTGGGCGATGGATTTTTGTAATGGTTTGTTAGGTATTTCATATTTAAAACTTTTGATATCTTTTTGCGTAATACTAGCCTGATTTGCACTCCCTTGGGCTGTTCCAATAATGTATTCTTTAAAATCATTACTTTTAAGTAAATAATACAAATAGTTTTGAACAACTTTTTCATTACCCCTTAAACGTACAGCATTTTGGTTTAGTAAACTATTATTCAATTCATCGGGTACCTTAACTACTTTTCCTACTACTGAAGTTGGATTAGTAGGCCATGACCCAACAGTTGTAATAATAATATCATCTTTTACCAATGAGTATTTATTGTAATTTTGAGCCTGGCCTTCATCTATATTAACACACTCGTTCGCATTTACTGAATCATCAGTTAGGTTCGATACTTTAACTAATTTTGTTCCTTTATCAATAAAATCTTTTGACTTAAAAGCAAATCCTTTTTGAAACGTTGCTACCTCTTCCAAGCTATATCCCATACCCAATCCCCCCAAGATTCTTTCTAATTTCCTCCTCTAGGTGGCGAGACTTGGCAAAGAGTTCTGCTAATTCACTGGTCATGTTATTCATCTTTTCTTCAAAGGGGATTCCATCACCTTCAACATCTTCTATCCCCACATATCGTCCAGGGGTAAGGACATATTCATGCGCTCTAATTTCTTCTATTGTAGCGGATTTACAAAAGCCTTTTATATCCTTGTAGCCATCATAGGTTTCCTTGTCTTCAGCCACAAGTAACATATGCTCTTCATTCTGTAATTCTCCATTCAAAGTACTCGATTCCCCACTATCCAAGTTTCGCCACTGATGATAGACTTCCGTAATTTTTTCAACATCTTCATTTAAGAGTTCTCTATGTCTTCTATCCACCATGGTGCCAAGGTGTCTAGCATCAATAAATAGCACTTCTTCTGCTCTACTTCTATGCTTTATATCTCCCTTTTTATTTCGATTTAATATCCAAAGAGATACAGGAATACCTGTGGAAAGAAAAGCTTATCAGGCATAGCTACGATACAATCGACTAAATCCTCTTCTAGTAAACTTTTTCTAATTTGTCCTTCATTAGAGGTATTGGAGCTTAGGGAACCATTGGCAAGAACAATTCCTGCCACACCATTTGGTGAGAGGTGATAGACCATGTGCTGAAGCCATGCATAGTTGGCATTTCCTGCTGGTGGCGTGCCATAGGTCCATCTTACATCTTCGGTTAAGTGTTCACCGCCCCAATCACTGATATTAAAGGGTGGATTAGCTAGAATATAATCCGCCTTGATGTTTTTGTGAAGGTCATTATGGAAGGTGTCTGCATGTTCTGGCCCAATATTACCATCAAGTCCACGGATGGCTAAGTTCATTTTACACAGCTTCCATGTGGTTGAATTCAGTTCTTCTCCATAAATAGAAAGGTCTGTCAGTTTTCCTTGGTTTTCTTCTACGAACTTTTCACTTTGGACAAACATTCCCCCGGAACCACAGCAAGGATCATAGATGCGACCTTTGAAGGGCTCGATCATTTGAACTAGGGTTTTAACAACAGATGAGGGGGTGTAAAATTCGCCTCCGCCCTTACCTTCTACCGCAGCAAATTTACCGAGAAAATATTCATAGACACGACCGAGTAGATCCTTCTCATCCTTTGTATGTAATTTAATTGTGGAGATGATGTCAATCAGTTCTCCTAATCTTCGCTTATCTAGCTCCGTTCTTGCATATCGTTTTTCCAGGACATTTGAAGAACTTATTATGTTTAGCTTCCATTTGTTCTAAAGTATGTCTGTTTAATAAATTTCCTTCTCTACAGACTGCCTATCAATGGAATCTATCCAGTCATTAGAAACCATTCAAGTCATATTTCGTAAACCGTTCCAGTCACCGGGTCATTCTTTTCAGCCCTTATTTTCAGCTATTCTATTAAGCCCTTACTGGCACAGACTACCTCCTACCTCTCTTAGATTTAATGAAGGTACCGGTAGACTGTGCCAACCAGGACTTATCTGTGGTCCCATCCCTCAACTAACGTTACATAGAGGTAGTTTTACCTAGGGTCTATCTTCAGGGTGAGAAGACTGTTTTCAACACCCTTAATTTTCTACAGTATTAAAAAAGCAAGAGAAGAAAATCACTTCCCTTGCAGATCTATGGTCCTGTGATGTCATCCTCTGGTGTCCATACATTGTAAACCTAACTACCTATTATTATTATAGATGCCACTTAAAAGAAAGGTCTAGAGCAACTCTTCAAAGAGATACTTCAGATAGTATAAAAGGTTTAGTCCATTGACTTTGGCGGATACTAGCCCACTAGCCATTTCTTTAAATCATTTGTTTAGTTTTTTAGCTTCTTCAGATCATTTTTGTGACCAATCACCACTAAGATATCATTTTTTTGATCACATCATTACCTGAAAGCGTTAAATTTATTTTTTCTTCACTTTTGATCGCCATTATATTTACTTGATATTTAGACCTAAAATTCAGATCTATCAGTGTTTTCCCTACCGATTTAGACAACACTTCAACTTCCATAATGCTATATTCAGGTGATAGCTCAAGGTAATCTACTAAGGTATTTGAATTGAGATTATGGGCTAGCCTAACACCCATATCTCTTTGTGGAAAAACAATTCGATCAGCTCCTGTAAGCTCCAACAACCTTGCATGTGCATTGTGTAGGGCTCTAACAATAATGTATTTAGCTCCTAAGTCCTGTAAGGTTTCAGTAATCACTACCGAAGCCTCCACATCAGTTCCAGTGGCTACAATGATCGCATCATATTTTTCGATTTCTAATATTTCTAAATTATTTGAGTTAGTGGCATCTCCGATTACTGCATGCCTAACCTTATCGCATAATTGCTGTATTATCTTTTCATTAATATCAATAATTGTTACGTTACTTCCTCTATTTGATAAAGAGATCGCAATACTTTTGCCAAACCGACCGCAACCTATCACAAGAAAATCCTTCATACTGGTATCCTTTCTAATTTGCTTAATGTTAAGCTTCATTTTTCACTACTTTTTAGTAAATTGGAATAAACAAGCGAAAGTAACTGGTATATAATTAAGATGATTATGCCACCATGGTATCCCTTAACACCAAATATCAAAGCATGTACAAGTAATGGAATAATAAAAAACACATAACCAACCATGTCCAATAGGTCAGTGGACTTCACATTGTCACATGATTTTACTTTATAACCTTGCATGACTTTATAATATACTGATAGAAAAAGATAATAACTAATCAATACAACTCCTATGTTCAAAAGAAAACTATCAATCGATTTAGTTATATCAACTATATATGTTCCAAAAATGTTAAATAGATAGCCTAGAAAAGTTGCCATTATCCCCATTGAAACCAGTTCATTAACTTCTTCTATGAAAGCATTTTTGTTGACATTCTCTTTTTTCTTCATATGCTTTCTGCTCCCCATTAGAATTATTTTATCTATTTTCATCTAATCATTTGCAAAGCGGTAACCAACTCCAACCTCTGTCAAAATAAAACGAGGGGATGCTTTATCCTTCTCGATCTTTCTTCGAAGGTTTGCCATGAAAACACGAATTGACTTTGAATCACCAGTCTCACCGTATCCCCATATTTCCTTTAAAATATAATTGTGGGTGAGGACCTTACCTTTATTGGCCACCAAAAGTAGCAGTAGTTTATATTCAATGGGCGTTACATGAACCTCATTATTGTCAACTAAAACGATCCTCTTTTCATAGTCAATAGTTAAGTAATCCATCTGAAATATCTCAATGTTCTCAGGCTGCATTGCCTTTTTTAGCTTTCGCTGCACAACACGAATACGTGCCATTAACTCTCCCATATGAAAGGGCTTTGTGATATAATCATCTGCCCCTTCATCTAGGGCAGCAATCTTCTCATTCTCCTGGCCTCTAGCAGATACAATTAAGATCGGTACCTGTGAAATCATACGAATTGATTTAATCACGTCGATCCCATCTATATCTGGCAGCCCCAAATCAAGTAATATGATATCCGGATGATGACTATAAAATAGTGACATCCCCTCAAGACCCGTTCTGGCGGTTTCAAAGGCATAACCACTTGTTTTTAAGGAAAGAGAGATGAAGTTTAATATATACTTATCATCTTCAATAATTAATAATTTTAAGTTATCTTCCATTATTCTCCTCCTGTCAGTGGTAGTCTGAAGCTAAATAATGCGCCCCCTTCAGTGGATTTCCCCCCAGTTATAGTTCCTCCGTGGGCCTCTACGATGGCTTTGCATATAGATAACCCTAGTCCCATTCCTCTTTTATTATCTATAATTTTACTAGAAATTGTTACGAAGCTATCAAACAATGAGTTATGAATACTTTCATCAATCCCATCTCCGTTATCTGCCACTTCAAAAACTGCCATATCATCTTCTATATACACATTCACAAATATACTACAATGATCCTCCGTATGCTTAATGGCATTGTCTAATAAATTGATCAGCACTTGAACAATTAGTT
Encoded proteins:
- a CDS encoding (Fe-S)-binding protein, with the protein product MKKNNCSSETVKKMQFISEQCIGRTSDDGKDICKLCMKQCKMLNEFTSAPKELFDRFLEADHIDPIIPYSCNMCSDCTLVCPKDLDLKEAFLHMRKDIVEENKGKSPLKGHKGIEMHQTLSFAKMFNTTKESKVNKRPKEEKQVKRVFMPGCSLPSYKPELVESILVHLQDKLSGMSSVLKCCGKPTYLLGQEELFHERYGSLQAEFDEIEADEVIVACQNCYNMVGEYSPNQRVVSLWSLLPEIGLPEGALGVGKESDLTFAIHDSCPTRSVPEIHTGVRWIMDQLGYEVEELEKSKENTTCCGMGGMVGAANFPLAQQVMTERASQASSQHMVVYCASCRDAMLIGGKKALHLWDLVFGETYTSSSSFDIKPHRPFTNWKNRYKSKKCIEKTYEGAPGGHSK
- a CDS encoding response regulator, with the protein product MEDNLKLLIIEDDKYILNFISLSLKTSGYAFETARTGLEGMSLFYSHHPDIILLDLGLPDIDGIDVIKSIRMISQVPILIVSARGQENEKIAALDEGADDYITKPFHMGELMARIRVVQRKLKKAMQPENIEIFQMDYLTIDYEKRIVLVDNNEVHVTPIEYKLLLLLVANKGKVLTHNYILKEIWGYGETGDSKSIRVFMANLRRKIEKDKASPRFILTEVGVGYRFAND
- a CDS encoding potassium channel family protein, which encodes MKLNIKQIRKDTSMKDFLVIGCGRFGKSIAISLSNRGSNVTIIDINEKIIQQLCDKVRHAVIGDATNSNNLEILEIEKYDAIIVATGTDVEASVVITETLQDLGAKYIIVRALHNAHARLLELTGADRIVFPQRDMGVRLAHNLNSNTLVDYLELSPEYSIMEVEVLSKSVGKTLIDLNFRSKYQVNIMAIKSEEKINLTLSGNDVIKKMIS
- a CDS encoding virulence RhuM family protein, whose product is MKKENSEILMFQTEDGKTKIEVSMNEETVWLTQAQMCELFQKGKSTISEHISNIFREGELHQESVVREFRTTAIDDKEYKVKYYNLDVIISVGYRVKSHRGTQFRIWATQRLREYLIKGFTMNDELLKNAGGGNYFDELLERIRDIRSSEKVFWRKVLDIYASSIDYEPKAETSVLFFKTIQNKMHWAAHGHTATEVIYQRVDAEKPFMGMTNYKGNQPTKAEVITAKNYLNEDEINILNRIVTAYLEFAELQALRKRPMYMENWIEKLDDFLKMTDNEILEHAGKVSYEQAREKAQLEYEKYKEKTKDRLSTVEKHFLDTIEHTEKQIKKLKKK
- a CDS encoding rhodanese-like domain-containing protein is translated as MKNKSLKLIPILLILSLVLVACGQAQETGTNENPMQYMGVEELKTSIESGSDDYIILDVRKVEDYNTSHIAGAYTSDQDAANKGGDDATGIANLKNTLQEATGSEVGNAEDKYALVCYSGKSYAQKATDLMIEMGISKDQIYTVEGGMTAWEEGGDDYKELLE
- a CDS encoding restriction endonuclease subunit S, which encodes MGYSLEEVATFQKGFAFKSKDFIDKGTKLVKVSNLTDDSVNANECVNIDEGQAQNYNKYSLVKDDIIITTVGSWPTNPTSVVGKVVKVPDELNNSLLNQNAVRLRGNEKVVQNYLYYLLKSNDFKEYIIGTAQGSANQASITQKDIKSFKYEIPNKPLQKSIAHILTTLDEKIEVNNQINKNLETMVQAIFKQWFVTLNFLMKRENLTNLAVEKWLEVSLG
- a CDS encoding type I restriction endonuclease, whose product is MSLHETFTEDLLEEAAIEILGELGYEYRLRPDIAHDGEAPERNDYKEVILEYRVREALFRINKDIPREALEDAFRQVITFSNPSLVENNRYFHRLLTEGIEVSFKEKDLIRTKRAFLIDFKNKDKNHFLVVNQLTIQGIENRRPDLILFINGLPLVVVELKSASDENVGIESAYNQIQTYKKDIEGLFNYNALCILSDGINAKTGTFSSNLEWYMNWRSEDGVNIAPLTMPQYETLFKGMLAKERILDIISNSTFPPLNGA
- a CDS encoding restriction endonuclease subunit S domain-containing protein encodes the protein MAPVDGVCSTDILVVETKIEKYYSYLVMKLFSKEIVDFATSVSTGTRMPRTNWNDISGYVIVLPIDPILDQFSKIVLPILKSFEKSIKENTSLLNIRDTLLPKLMSGEIRAPLESEGDAS